One Rhizoctonia solani chromosome 3, complete sequence genomic region harbors:
- a CDS encoding reovirus sigma C capsid domain protein: MVQPSTALSVEQCLEILQRLKTEGLPEEVHNELVANALAMLSDSDQAAKFEESIKESARLAKDIDDVFDQQAQILLAVGIIGFWPILILYFEWIGLKEQWRECLRFSCEVALDTAEVLKRFDQVYLAQVETITSNEDRLKAIAAIEPFILELERNDKSAEISRRFLNLKRDVAAFGERYLISATAVVVVPLTSDIKALDESIKSVRGAFGGILGGRVLVGLGVAGRASQVISSLQAYRQEKIEALRKVNQVTAGINSLVAEQPSSLLFEAPNIDLMLDNLLTFAEIWSSVRNQSVQFCEHLKGGLEAATSLRFKAEVKLAREVCTPLMEGLIEYNKQLRSWM, from the exons ATGGTACAGCCAAGCACTGCGTTATCCGTCGAGCAATGCCTAGAAATTTTACAACGATTAAAAACAGAAGGTTTGCCGGAAGAGGTACACAATGAACTCGTGGCAAATGCGCTAGCCATGCTTAGCGACTCGGACCAAGCTGCGAAGTTTGAGGAGAGCATAAAGGAGTCCGCTAGGTTAGCAAAGGATATTGATGATGTttttgatcaacaagcccAAATTCTACTTGCTGTGGGCATTATCGGATTCTGGCCTATATTAATTCTGTATTTTGAATGGATTGGTTTGAAAGAG CAATGGAGAGAGTGCCTGAGATTTTCTTGCGAAGTTGCATTGGACACAGCCGAGGTTCTGAAAC GCTTTGACCAGGTCTATCTAGCCCAGGTTGAGACTATCACATCAAATGAAGACCGTCTCAAAGCGATTGCTGCCATAGAGCCCTTTATT CTTGAGTTGGAGAGGAACGACAAGTCTGCGGAAATTTCCAGAAGATTTTTGAACTTAAAGCGCGATGTAGCTGCGTTTGGAGAGAGATATCTAATATCTGCCACGGCAGTGGTGGTCGTCCCACTTACGAGCGACATCAAAGC CCTCGATGAATCG ATCAAGAGTGTACGAGGTGCTTTTGGTGGCATTTTGGGAGGTAGGGTATTAGTA GGACTTGGAGTAGCTGGCAGAGCCTCTCAAGTGATTTCTTCGCTTCAAGCCTATCGTCAAG AAAAAATCgaagccctgaggaaggtCAATCAAGTTACAGCAGGAATCAACTCACTGGTTGCGGAGCAGCCATCCTCCTTGTTATTTGAAGCGCCAAATATTGATCTAATGCTcgataacctccttacatttGCCGAAATATGGTCTTCG GTACGAAACCAAAGCGTCCAATTTTGCGAACACTTGAAGGGAGGCCTAGAAGCGGCCACAAGTTTG AGGTTCAAAGCGGAAGTAAAACTGGCGAGGGAAGTCTGCACGCCATTGATGGAGGGCTTGATAGAATACAACAAACAGCTCCGGAGCTGGATGTAG
- a CDS encoding Retrotransposable element Tf2 protein, which yields MLEGFDAIFTVINRFSKMVHFIPTQSTSSAIDIANLFMSYIWKLHGLPRSTVSDRGPNFNAKFIRHLYKRLDIKPTFSTAYHPQTDSQTEQIQQEAEVFICMFGNHCQSDWVSLLPIAEFALNNLKQTSTGKSPFQLLALTCYGLNPQFSVGQKLDEAVPNADKHAEFLEKGYDEVKVALSLSQERMKYFYNQKHKKEEEIQVGDKVWLSHQNISTNRPSIKLSHKKLGPYLVIEKIGSHAYKLQLPHTMCIHPVFHINLLTKFHPDPHGHDPPQPPPIITEEGEEEYEVERILDSKWKGRSKTRKLWYLVKWKGYDEGSNSWEPVDNVANAKEAREEFHKEHPDAVGA from the exons ATGTTGGAAGGATTTGATGCCATATTCACAGTCATCAACAGGTTCTCTAAAATGGTCCATTTTATTCCTACCCAATCCACATCATCTGCCATAGATATAGCCAACCTTTTTATGTCATACATATGGAAATTACATGGATTGCCCAGAAGTACAGTATCTGATAGAGGTCCAAACTTCAATGCCAAGTTCATCAGACACCTGTATAAAAGATTGGATATCAAGCCCACATTCTCTACAGCTTATCACCCCCAAACAGACAGCCAAACAGAACAGATCCAACAGGAGGCAGAAGTCTTTATTTgcatgtttgggaatcattgccaATCAGATTGGGTTTCACTATTGCCCATAGCAGAATTTGCCCTCAACAATCTAAAACAAACATCTACTGGCAAATCACCCTTTCAA ttgttggctctgacatgCTATGGGTTAAATCCACAATTTTCTGTTGGACAAAAATTAGATGAGGCAGTTCCCAACGCAGACAAACATGCAGAGTTCCTAGAAAAAGGGTATGATGAGGTTAAAGTGGCACTCTCCTTGtcacaagaaaggatgaaataCTTCTACAATCAAAAGCACAAGaaggaagaagaaatccaagtaGGGGACAAGGTCTGGCTAAGTCATCAAAACATATCTACCAATAGACCCTCCATAAAACTTAGCCACAAAAAACTAGGACCCTACTTAGTgattgagaaaataggatCCCACGCATATAAACTTCAATTACCTCATACTATGTGCATACATCCTGTCTTCCATATCAACCTCCTTACAAAATTCCACCCTGATCCTCATGGACATGATCCTCCCCAGCCTCCACCTATCattacagaagaaggtgaggaGGAGTATGAAGTAGAGAGAATCCTGGACAgtaaatggaaaggacgCAGCAAGACAAGGAAATTATGGTACctggttaaatggaaaggatatgatgaaggaagcaattcatgggaaccagttGATAATGTGGCCAatgccaaagaagcaagaGAAGAATTCCACAAGGAACaccctgatgcagttggagcttga
- a CDS encoding reovirus sigma C capsid domain-containing protein: MAVTAAAPSQAHLDVALGKIKTEGVSQEESDQFVQGLINELDKDSDQGQLAKNVSEVAEWANDVDESFSKVTYGLKDMNDRYGTTFPPLRTFLSEWEGYNQRWATHLSLSRDVASQQAAILQRFDKVFLEIVKSIKTDQDREDAIVELESFANEDNSEPERMAEGFRTLKDDIEDFVVRFDAWVQTTSTELKQQAQELQKVIENLRVEIQELDIRIMEATAALLGSAAAIETFVGLVGVIVSGTILALALAQRVDKTITLSNKRKELAEVNRQQEALAHVKTAFDGLKPDIALICQKLSLFGEIWSSVQAQTRAFQETLKGGMEAISNLRFKKEIELAQKLCTPLRNGLEKYATLLENRK; encoded by the exons ATGGCCGTCACAGCAGCCGCTCCCAGTCAGGCTCACTTGGATGTAGCACTTGGCAAAATCAAGACCGAAGGAGTCTCTCAAGAGGAATCTGATCAATTTGTGCAAGGTTTAATCAACGAGCTAGACAAGGACAGTGACCAGGGCCAGCTTGCCAAGAACGTTTCCGAGGTGGCAGAATGGGCCAATGATGTCGATGAAAGCTTTTCCAAAGTTACCTACGGCCTGAAAGATATGAATGATAGATACGGTACAACTTTTCCGCCTCTTCGCACTTTCCTCAGCGAATGGGAGGGATACAACCAA CGATGGGCTACGCACCTTTCTCTTTCTCGAGATGTAGCTTCCCAACAGGCTGCAATTCTTCAAA GGTTTGATAAAGTCTTTCTCGAGATAGTGAAATCCATCAAAACCGATCAGGACCGTGAAGATGCTATTGTCGAGCTCGAAAGTTTCGCT AACGAGGACAATAGCGAGCCCGAAAGGATGGCGGAAGGCTTCAGGACCCTAAAAGATGATATAGAAGACTTTGTGGTTAGATTCGATGCATGGGTCCAGACGACGAGCACTGAACTCAAGCAACAAGCTCAGGAGCTACAAAAGGTGATCGAGAATCTCCGAGTGGAAATTCAAGA GCTAGATATAAGA ATCATGGAGGCTACCGCCGCGCTGTTGGGTAGTGCTGCTGCTATAGAAACGTTTGTTGGG CTAGTCGGAGTAATAGTTTCTGGAACAATTCTGGCGCTGGCACTGGCCCAACGAGTTG ACAAGACTATAACACTCTCGAACAAGCGAAAGGAGCTCGCAGAAGTCAATCGACAGCAGGAGGCGTTGGCGCATGTTAAAACAGCATTTGACGGGTTGAAACCTGATATTGCACTAATCTGCCAAAAACTATCATTGTTCGGCGAAATATGGTCATCG GTTCAAGCACAAACTCGGGCATTCCAAGAAACGTTGAAAGGTGGCATGGAGGCAATTTCGAACTTG AGATTCAAGAAGGAGATCGAGCTGGCGCAAAAGCTTTGCACGCCTCTTCGTAATGGCCTGGAAAAATACGCGACGCTGTTGGAGAACCGTAAATGA
- a CDS encoding Retrotransposon-derived protein PEG10, translating into MPGSMPGSEDETTVIEDDSTVEHPSIVITDTSSLEPIVGQDTPPTLPTTHIQPSNRSSVTIEDITAQEGDTTLRRHNLTGTTIRQARTRSTSNMGYHETALQSIPASITSSRRTSPVELDQRLGEPTLGHQPAALIAHQPQPQIPMQGLPLSRAAIADYEAKNHQVMPQIRVEAAISSAINDIKDDIALKMGPIKYIHANSSESAAALRQVGRDVADLNLQTNYIRRSLGEVSEEQRAAQTAHNHLVNQVGELQDKVDALPQLFQDVESRIATMEERLLEAILEVDRKIGLPKEPETERTETESNSEEEDGDNLHLSRQRQSSPVRRTSIPKEARLKQPNVFNGKRGTEAETFIMKMEMYFKEYPGTFTDERKIRATLTNMGEGEPVKWASPLMQKHLSDEPHEYLTSWNAFKAAFLLNFSDPSKRDRAIREINSLKQTGSAQIYASQFQILKEDLDWDEKALIDTFKKGLKINLQSELIRMKITTPEIDNYSLEQIIEVAIRTDDILQQAASIRDTTTPPSILKKGRTNCYGYDISSLICTYFINYTSNLTVNK; encoded by the coding sequence ATGCCAGGATCAATGCCTGGCTCTGAGGATGAAACTACTGTGATTGAGGATGATAGTACAGTAGAACACCCTAGCATTGTGATTACTGACACTTCTAGCTTAGAACCCATAGTAGGACAGGATACACCTCCTACACTACCAACCACTCATATCCAACCTTCCAACAGATCTTCTGTCACTATAGAAGACATTACTGCCCAGGAAGGGGATACCACTCTTAGGAGACACAACCTTACTGGTACCACCATAAGACAAGCCAGAACAAGAAGCACTTCCAATATGGGGTATCATGAAACAGCCCTACAGAGCATTCCTGCATCCATTACATCTAGTAGGAGAACAAGCCCTGTAGAGCTTGACCAAAGGCTGGGGGAACCAACACTGGGTCACCAGCCAGCAGCATTAATTGCACACCAACCACAACCCCAGATACCTATGCAGGGGTTACCTTTATCCAGGGCTGCTATAGCTGACTATGAGGCCAAGAACCATCAGGTGATGCCTCAAATCAGGGTAGAAGCAGCCATCAGCAGTGCCATCAATGATATCAAAGATGACATTGCCTTGAAGATGGGCCCTATCAAATACATACATGCTAATAGCTCTGAAAGTGCAGCTGCCCTGAGACAAGTGGGCAGAGATGTAGCGGACCTCAACCTACAGACCAACTATATAAGAAGGAGCTTAGGTGAAGTCTCTGAGGAGCAAAGAGCAGCTCAAACAGCCCATAACCACCTTGTAAATCAAGTAGGGGAGCTACAAGACAAGGTGGATGCATTGCCTCAACTCTTTCAAGATGTGGAATCCAGAATAGCTACCATGGAGGAAAGACTTTTGGAAGCAATTTTGGAGGTAGACAGGAAGATAGGACTACCTAAAGAACCAGAAACAGAAAGAACTGAGACTGAGAGCAACAGTGAGGAAGAGGATGGTGATAATCTTCACCTCTCTAGACAGAGACAGTCCTCTCCAGTCAGAAGAACCTCCATCCCAAAGGAAGCCAGACTTAAACAGCCAAATGTCTTCAATGGAAAAAGAGGTACTGAAGCTGAAACATTCATCATGAAGATGGAAATGTATTTCAAAGAGTACCCTGGTACCTTCACTGATGAAAGAAAGATCAGGGCCACCTTAACCAATATGGGAGAGGGTGAACCAGTCAAATGGGCCAGTCCCCTGATGCAGAAACATCTCAGTGATGAACCTCATGAGTACCTGACATCATGGAATGCATTCAAAGCAGCATTCCTACTCAACTTCAGTGATCCATCCAAAAGAGATAGGGCTATTAGGGAGATCAATAGCCTAAAACAAACTGGATCAGCACAAATTTATGCCAGTCAATTCCAAATTTTAAAGGAAGATCTTGATTGGGATGAGAAAGCTCTCATTGACACCTTCAAAAAGGGACTCAAGATTAACCTGCAGTCAGAATTGATCCGCATGAAGATCACTACTCCTGAAATTGACAACTACTCTTTGGAGCAAATCATTGAAGTAGCCATCAGGACTGATGACATTCTTCAACAGGCAGCTTCAATCAGGGACACTACTACACCACCTAGTATCCTAAAGAAAGGAAGGACcaactgttatggatatgacatttcttctttaatctgtacttattttattaattacactagtaatctcacagtaaataaatga
- a CDS encoding Retrotransposable element Tf2 protein, protein MSETPLEPSEDSDEVYIMKGTNDTLSTYTSIEGIMDPIKTLIDSGSSQNFMDITFARNLKIPLIELHSPRTVIAIDGKETFYAMPLGDTPLILGLSWLREANPTICWRDFSLSYKDEEPIKGKLAEVQVVGYV, encoded by the exons ATGTCAGAGACTCCCCTAGAACCCTCAGAGGATAGTGATGAAGTGTATATTATGAAAGGAACAAATGATACTCTATCCACTTACACTTCCATTGAGGGAATCATGGACCCTATTAAAACACTTATTGACTCTGGCTCTTCACAAAACTTCATGGATATTACCTTTGCTAGGAACCTCAAGATTCCTCTGATTGAGCTCCACTCCCCTAGGACAGTCATAGCCATTGATGGGAAAGAA ACCTTTTATGCTATGCCACTAGGAGATACTCCACTCATCCTAGGTCTCTCCTGGCTAAGAGAAGCCAACCCTACCATCTGCTGGAGGGATTTCTCATTAAGCTACAAGGATGAGGAACCTATCAAAGGAAAACTGGcagaagtgcaggtggttggttatgtatag